A genomic segment from Pistricoccus aurantiacus encodes:
- a CDS encoding TIGR04282 family arsenosugar biosynthesis glycosyltransferase — protein sequence MPAEGFPLAILAKAPLAGRVKTRLIPALGAERAARLHAELLTDTLDIACRATASANITLWTALDHRHPLFLELASRFGVRLRPQPEGDLGERMFQALNAMSVRGLLIGSDCPVLTPELLKRCHQALQDHDAVFLPAEDGGYALVGTQRADKRLFENIAWGSARVMAETRRCADELGWHIACPATVWDLDRPEDLERYHRLKR from the coding sequence ATGCCCGCTGAAGGATTTCCCTTGGCGATTCTCGCCAAGGCGCCGCTGGCCGGACGGGTCAAGACCCGCCTGATTCCGGCGCTTGGCGCCGAGCGGGCGGCCCGGCTGCACGCGGAACTGCTCACTGATACGCTGGATATCGCCTGCCGGGCGACCGCTTCGGCCAATATCACTCTCTGGACCGCCCTGGATCATCGCCATCCGCTGTTTCTCGAGCTCGCATCACGCTTTGGCGTTCGCCTGCGCCCTCAGCCGGAGGGCGACCTGGGCGAGCGCATGTTCCAGGCGCTCAATGCCATGTCCGTGCGGGGACTATTGATCGGCAGCGACTGTCCGGTATTGACGCCGGAACTGCTGAAGCGCTGCCACCAGGCCCTGCAAGATCATGACGCGGTCTTTCTGCCCGCGGAAGACGGCGGCTATGCGCTGGTGGGCACGCAACGCGCCGATAAACGGCTATTCGAGAATATCGCCTGGGGTAGCGCTCGGGTAATGGCGGAAACCCGCCGATGCGCCGACGAACTTGGCTGGCATATCGCCTGCCCGGCAACGGTTTGGGACCTGGATCGGCCGGAGGATCTTGAGCGCTACCACCGGCTCAAGCGTTGA
- a CDS encoding DUF302 domain-containing protein, whose product MRSIKILSTLLLSGMLTLGAVAQADSHGIEQLQTDATVEEAAERLREALDEKGLRLFAVVDHTSNAESVEMQLPLTQTFIFGNPKAGTPLMQCDSSVALDLPQKMVIRQVQEGEKQTLIEWNSPQYLAERHGLEACDLPLDKIEGVLQSLAEAAAGNS is encoded by the coding sequence ATGCGATCGATCAAGATACTGAGTACTTTGCTATTGAGCGGAATGCTGACACTGGGTGCTGTAGCTCAAGCGGACTCCCATGGTATCGAGCAACTGCAGACCGATGCCACGGTAGAGGAAGCCGCGGAGCGCCTACGGGAAGCGCTGGACGAGAAAGGCTTGCGGCTGTTTGCGGTGGTGGATCATACCAGCAACGCGGAAAGCGTGGAGATGCAGCTTCCGCTGACCCAGACCTTTATCTTCGGCAACCCCAAGGCCGGCACGCCCTTGATGCAGTGCGACAGTAGTGTGGCGTTGGATCTGCCGCAGAAGATGGTGATTCGTCAGGTACAGGAAGGCGAAAAGCAGACGCTGATCGAATGGAACTCGCCTCAATATCTTGCCGAACGCCATGGGCTGGAGGCTTGCGACTTGCCCTTGGACAAGATCGAGGGCGTGCTGCAGTCCCTGGCGGAAGCGGCGGCGGGAAATAGCTGA
- a CDS encoding VOC family protein encodes MQRPTPLNGMRHIALQVQDLEACERFYTELLGMSLLRRAHEDLVYLTLGNDNFSLSRAKQDTGGDPQRLDHFGFIVDKKEDVDAWHDYLKAQGVTVTSEPHDHGDGGRSFYCLDPDGNSVQPLYHPCVSGQTLR; translated from the coding sequence ATGCAACGCCCTACCCCCTTGAACGGTATGCGCCATATCGCCTTGCAGGTACAGGACTTGGAAGCCTGTGAACGCTTCTATACCGAACTGCTGGGCATGTCGCTGCTGCGTCGCGCTCATGAGGATCTGGTCTACCTGACTCTGGGCAACGACAACTTTTCCCTGAGCCGCGCCAAGCAGGACACCGGCGGCGACCCGCAGCGGCTGGATCATTTCGGTTTCATCGTCGACAAGAAGGAAGATGTGGACGCCTGGCACGACTACCTCAAGGCCCAGGGCGTGACGGTCACCAGCGAACCTCACGATCACGGCGACGGCGGTCGCAGCTTCTACTGCCTGGACCCGGACGGCAACAGCGTGCAGCCGCTTTACCATCCCTGCGTTTCCGGCCAGACCCTGCGTTAA
- a CDS encoding ABC transporter permease — protein sequence MPWLTIALLILPIAGGLAGVVAPAFGWLPALGGNALGLSHWQALFNAPGLMTMIRLSLVTGLASALAALIIVMLFIGAFLHSRWFERVRRLLSPLLAVPHAAAAIGLAFLLAPSGLASRLVSPWLSGWQYPPDYLFPGDDMGLALILGLVIKEVPFLLLMSLAALPQCQAQERLALARSLGYAPLAAFFKAVLPGLYPLIRLPIYAVIAFASANVDVALILGPSTPPTLAVAVVRWLHDPDLAMRFMASAAALTQLGVTLAALGLWWLGESLVRRLSRGRLIDGRRQLAEGSLAILGGALTGLTILLLLASLIGLMLWSLAAYWPFPQVWPRPLTALNWWRALPGAWHALLDSALIAFAATFASLMLVVGCLEVETQRRIPMRPWAQVVLYLPLLVPPVAFLFGLVQLQVQLGIDTALPAVIFGHLLFVLPYVFLSLAESYRRLDPRWEQMAASLGRGPAAIFWRVRLPMLTVPIMIAGAVGMAVSVGQYLPTLLLGAGRVTTLTLEAVSLASGSDRRIAAVYALLQLLLPALGFALALGLPRLLLRRRRGLLTH from the coding sequence GTGCCCTGGCTGACCATCGCGCTGCTGATCCTGCCCATCGCCGGCGGGTTGGCCGGGGTCGTCGCCCCGGCCTTCGGCTGGCTGCCGGCCCTGGGAGGAAACGCCCTCGGCCTTAGCCACTGGCAGGCGCTGTTCAACGCCCCCGGCCTGATGACGATGATCCGCCTGAGCCTGGTGACCGGGCTAGCCAGCGCGCTAGCGGCGCTTATTATCGTCATGCTATTTATCGGCGCTTTCCTGCACAGCCGCTGGTTCGAACGCGTACGCCGGCTGCTCTCACCGCTGCTGGCGGTGCCTCACGCGGCGGCAGCCATCGGCCTGGCCTTTCTGCTGGCGCCCTCGGGACTTGCCAGTCGTCTGGTATCCCCCTGGCTGAGCGGCTGGCAGTATCCGCCGGATTACCTCTTTCCCGGTGATGATATGGGGCTTGCCCTGATTCTGGGCCTGGTGATCAAGGAGGTGCCTTTTTTGCTGCTGATGAGCCTGGCGGCGCTGCCCCAGTGTCAGGCCCAGGAGCGCCTTGCCCTGGCCCGCTCCCTGGGTTACGCGCCGCTGGCGGCCTTCTTCAAGGCGGTGCTGCCGGGGCTCTACCCGCTGATCCGCTTGCCGATCTACGCGGTGATCGCCTTCGCCAGCGCCAACGTGGACGTGGCGCTGATCCTTGGCCCCTCCACTCCGCCGACCCTAGCGGTGGCGGTGGTGCGCTGGCTCCACGACCCGGATCTGGCCATGCGCTTCATGGCTTCCGCGGCGGCACTGACCCAGCTTGGGGTAACGCTGGCGGCGCTGGGGCTCTGGTGGCTGGGGGAGAGTCTTGTTCGTCGCCTGAGTCGCGGCCGGCTGATCGACGGCAGGCGTCAGCTCGCGGAGGGTTCCCTGGCGATCCTCGGCGGCGCCCTTACCGGCTTGACGATTCTACTTCTACTGGCGAGCCTGATTGGCCTGATGCTGTGGTCCCTGGCCGCCTACTGGCCTTTTCCTCAGGTCTGGCCCCGGCCGCTCACCGCCCTCAACTGGTGGCGTGCCTTGCCCGGCGCCTGGCACGCCCTGCTCGACTCCGCCTTGATCGCCTTCGCGGCCACCTTCGCCTCTCTGATGCTGGTGGTGGGCTGTCTGGAGGTGGAAACCCAGCGCCGAATCCCGATGCGCCCCTGGGCCCAGGTGGTGCTTTACCTGCCGCTGCTGGTGCCGCCGGTGGCCTTCCTGTTCGGCCTGGTACAGCTGCAGGTGCAGCTGGGTATCGATACGGCGTTACCCGCGGTCATCTTCGGCCATCTGCTTTTCGTGCTGCCCTATGTCTTCCTGTCCCTGGCGGAAAGCTATCGACGCCTCGACCCGCGCTGGGAACAGATGGCCGCCAGCCTGGGCCGAGGGCCGGCGGCGATCTTCTGGCGGGTGCGCCTGCCGATGCTGACGGTGCCGATCATGATCGCCGGCGCCGTAGGCATGGCGGTGAGCGTCGGGCAATATCTGCCGACCCTGCTGCTGGGCGCCGGCCGGGTCACCACCCTGACTCTGGAGGCGGTGAGCCTGGCCAGCGGCAGCGACCGACGCATCGCCGCGGTCTATGCGCTACTGCAACTGCTGCTGCCGGCCTTGGGTTTTGCCCTGGCCCTTGGTCTGCCCCGACTATTGCTACGCCGACGCCGTGGACTGCTGACTCATTGA
- a CDS encoding TIGR04283 family arsenosugar biosynthesis glycosyltransferase, translating to MTLSIIIPALDEAAGIEAQLVSLQPLRERGAELLLVDGGSRDATRQLAAPYVTRCLRSNPGRAAQMNLGTAHARGAQLLFLHADTRLPEDADRLIANALESGRCWGRFAVRLEGRHPMIRVIAWAMNLRSRLTGIATGDQALFMTRDAFDRVGGFPEQPLMEDIEISRRLKRLSSPACLKAQVISSGRRWELHGIFSTILLMWRLRYRYWRGEDCHQLAKEYRHAR from the coding sequence ATGACCCTGAGCATCATTATTCCCGCTCTCGATGAAGCGGCGGGTATCGAGGCGCAGCTTGTCAGTCTGCAACCGCTGCGTGAGCGCGGCGCGGAACTGCTGCTGGTGGACGGCGGCAGCCGGGACGCCACCCGGCAACTGGCGGCGCCTTACGTGACCCGCTGCCTGAGATCGAATCCGGGTCGCGCGGCTCAGATGAACCTGGGCACGGCTCACGCTCGGGGAGCGCAACTGCTTTTCCTGCATGCGGACACGCGGCTGCCGGAAGACGCGGATCGGCTGATCGCCAATGCCCTGGAAAGCGGACGCTGCTGGGGACGTTTCGCGGTGCGCCTGGAGGGGCGGCATCCCATGATCCGGGTGATCGCCTGGGCCATGAACCTGCGCTCGCGACTGACCGGTATCGCCACCGGCGACCAGGCGCTGTTCATGACCCGGGACGCCTTCGACAGGGTGGGCGGCTTTCCCGAGCAGCCGCTGATGGAAGATATCGAGATCAGTCGACGACTGAAGCGGCTTTCATCGCCAGCCTGTCTCAAAGCTCAAGTGATCAGCTCCGGCCGACGCTGGGAGCTCCACGGGATCTTTTCCACCATCCTGCTGATGTGGCGGCTACGCTACCGCTACTGGCGCGGCGAGGACTGTCACCAACTCGCGAAGGAGTATCGTCATGCCCGCTGA
- a CDS encoding DUF6969 family protein — protein sequence MNSSIETPRLDCYSKAALADMVKAAREALNCQRVLHKAGLNLVGEILKGQGDFVELDHYPRDDVYDADSGSQYYYHAHREGEHGHFHLFGRPAEANRPGQVKAATHLVAVSMDAWGKPIALFTTNRWVTAEHWRPAPETLALAERFEIDHAWPSWPVNRWLGAMLRCYRPYLEVLLAHRDQEIQRLKREDSNIFEDRRIEVIGQLPVALPAWARSLEQALSRMDRAKQQSVIDGS from the coding sequence ATGAACTCTAGCATCGAGACGCCGCGACTCGACTGCTATTCCAAAGCCGCCTTGGCCGATATGGTCAAGGCGGCCCGGGAAGCCTTGAACTGCCAGCGGGTATTGCACAAGGCAGGACTCAATCTGGTGGGAGAAATCCTCAAGGGCCAGGGAGATTTCGTCGAGCTGGATCATTACCCGCGAGACGACGTCTATGACGCGGATAGCGGTAGCCAGTACTACTACCATGCCCACCGCGAGGGCGAGCACGGGCACTTTCACCTGTTCGGAAGGCCGGCGGAAGCCAATCGGCCCGGCCAGGTGAAGGCTGCCACCCATCTGGTCGCCGTTTCCATGGACGCCTGGGGCAAGCCCATCGCCTTGTTTACCACCAATCGCTGGGTGACCGCGGAGCATTGGCGCCCCGCGCCGGAAACCCTCGCCCTGGCGGAGCGCTTCGAGATCGATCACGCCTGGCCTTCCTGGCCGGTCAACCGCTGGCTGGGCGCCATGCTGCGCTGCTATCGACCCTACCTCGAGGTGTTGCTCGCGCATCGTGATCAGGAAATTCAGCGCTTGAAACGAGAGGATTCGAATATCTTCGAGGACCGGCGGATCGAGGTGATCGGACAGCTACCTGTCGCCCTGCCGGCCTGGGCCCGTTCTCTCGAACAGGCCCTCTCTCGAATGGATCGCGCGAAACAGCAGTCGGTGATTGACGGCAGTTAA
- a CDS encoding ABC transporter substrate-binding protein: protein MPRLFRFETLDRFKTMTGFKRLALILAMIPLGAQAMELDDWETIEGEARGQTVYWNAWGGDTRTNAYITWAAKRLAEEQDIELVHVKLNDTASAVSRVLAEKSAGNDAEGSIDLIWINGENFAAMKENALLFGPFTQALPNFALTNPEAHPEIREDFTVPVEGLEAPWGKAQLTFYYDSARVNEPPRNMLELLSWTKAHRGRFTYPLIPDFTGSSFLKQALLALAEDTGPLYQPVEDADFAAVTAPLWDYLDALHPDLWRRGRHFPASGPELRRLMGDGELSLAFTFNPSAPAAAVANFELPLSTRSYVLEGGTLGNVHFLAIPFNAGHKAGALVTANFLLSPEAQARKQDLQVWGDPSVLDMTTLDSAQREAFRDDHENPAALDPQALATTLAEPHPSWMERLEQAWQARYGNR from the coding sequence ATGCCGCGACTCTTTCGCTTTGAGACATTGGATCGCTTCAAGACTATGACTGGTTTCAAGCGACTGGCTCTGATACTGGCGATGATTCCACTGGGCGCCCAGGCGATGGAACTCGACGACTGGGAAACCATCGAGGGCGAAGCCCGAGGCCAGACGGTGTACTGGAACGCCTGGGGCGGCGATACCCGCACCAACGCCTATATCACCTGGGCGGCGAAGCGCCTGGCGGAAGAACAGGATATCGAGCTGGTGCACGTCAAGCTCAATGACACCGCCTCGGCGGTATCTCGGGTGCTCGCGGAAAAATCCGCCGGCAACGATGCCGAAGGCAGTATCGATCTAATCTGGATCAACGGCGAGAACTTCGCCGCCATGAAGGAAAACGCCCTGCTCTTCGGCCCCTTCACCCAGGCGCTGCCCAACTTCGCCCTGACCAATCCTGAGGCACATCCGGAGATACGCGAAGACTTCACCGTGCCGGTGGAAGGCTTGGAAGCGCCCTGGGGCAAGGCGCAGCTCACCTTCTACTACGACAGCGCCCGAGTGAACGAGCCGCCTCGCAACATGCTGGAGCTCTTGAGCTGGACGAAAGCACATCGGGGTCGCTTCACCTACCCGCTGATACCGGATTTTACCGGCAGCAGCTTTCTCAAGCAGGCGTTGCTGGCGCTAGCGGAAGATACCGGGCCTCTCTACCAGCCCGTGGAAGACGCCGACTTCGCCGCCGTCACCGCTCCCTTGTGGGACTACCTTGATGCCCTGCACCCTGATCTTTGGCGCCGAGGCCGCCACTTCCCCGCCAGCGGCCCGGAGCTGCGCCGCCTGATGGGGGACGGCGAACTCAGCCTGGCCTTCACCTTCAATCCTTCCGCCCCGGCGGCGGCGGTGGCGAATTTCGAGCTGCCGCTCAGCACCCGCAGCTATGTGCTGGAAGGCGGCACCCTGGGCAACGTGCACTTCCTGGCGATTCCCTTCAACGCCGGCCACAAGGCCGGGGCCCTGGTCACCGCCAATTTCCTGCTCTCTCCCGAGGCCCAGGCGCGCAAGCAGGATCTCCAGGTCTGGGGCGACCCCAGCGTGCTCGACATGACCACCCTCGACTCCGCGCAACGAGAAGCCTTCCGCGATGATCACGAAAATCCTGCCGCCCTGGACCCGCAAGCCCTGGCGACGACCCTGGCGGAGCCGCACCCCAGTTGGATGGAGCGCCTCGAGCAGGCCTGGCAAGCCCGTTACGGCAACCGCTAA
- a CDS encoding zf-HC2 domain-containing protein: MLGMVMCKEATRLMSKRLDTRLRLSERLSLRFHTSMCSACRRCDRQFELLHRAGGYRAEAVAAPPEDDADR, encoded by the coding sequence ATGCTGGGAATGGTAATGTGCAAGGAAGCCACCCGACTGATGTCCAAGCGCCTGGACACTCGCCTGCGCCTCTCCGAACGTCTTTCCCTCAGGTTTCATACCAGCATGTGCAGCGCCTGTCGCCGCTGCGACCGGCAGTTCGAACTGCTGCATCGCGCCGGAGGGTACCGCGCCGAGGCGGTTGCCGCTCCCCCTGAAGACGACGCCGATAGATGA
- a CDS encoding cytochrome c peroxidase: MNLTKHGNPRAKATLTGALLALGLAGAAQAIAQCGANPCAAKKSGAMQEQHDDPCAAKDPCAWKNPCATKKPCATKNPCATKNPCAEKNPCAMKNPCATKNPCAVKRPADYTPSYAESGDNPQELITQGRTLFQDTSLSGNGMSCASCHGVEQDEAYQATFERPFPHPVAMGKNLYGMNEVHADEMVQICMLNPMAAQPFAWESNQLSALSAYVVEVQKRFAGQSYDL; the protein is encoded by the coding sequence ATGAACCTGACGAAACACGGTAACCCGCGTGCAAAGGCCACGCTGACCGGCGCCTTGCTGGCGCTAGGCCTGGCCGGCGCGGCCCAAGCCATCGCTCAGTGCGGCGCCAATCCTTGCGCCGCCAAGAAATCCGGCGCCATGCAGGAGCAACATGACGATCCCTGCGCGGCGAAGGATCCTTGTGCATGGAAAAATCCCTGCGCCACGAAAAAACCCTGTGCAACTAAGAATCCCTGCGCCACGAAAAATCCCTGTGCCGAAAAGAATCCGTGCGCAATGAAGAATCCCTGTGCCACCAAGAACCCTTGCGCGGTCAAACGGCCTGCGGACTACACGCCTTCCTATGCGGAGTCCGGTGACAATCCGCAGGAGTTGATCACTCAGGGTCGAACCCTGTTTCAGGACACTAGCCTGAGCGGCAACGGCATGAGCTGCGCGAGCTGCCACGGGGTCGAACAGGACGAGGCGTATCAGGCGACCTTCGAGCGGCCGTTTCCTCATCCGGTAGCCATGGGCAAGAATCTTTACGGCATGAACGAGGTACACGCGGATGAAATGGTGCAGATCTGCATGCTCAATCCCATGGCGGCGCAGCCTTTCGCCTGGGAGTCCAATCAATTGAGCGCGCTTTCCGCCTATGTGGTGGAAGTACAGAAGCGCTTTGCCGGTCAATCCTATGACCTCTAG
- a CDS encoding alpha/beta fold hydrolase, translating into MNTYNDRSNSQDEVLTLVLVHGFLSGSDYWSSVKESLEPERRVIAIDLPGFGLRAHEGAVDSIADFADHILTELSAASIERFDLLGHSMGGMIVQEMAHRAPHRISRLVLYGTGSEGELPGRFEPIAESRRKVEVFGKTPTISFIVSNWYVQGTQAPWFDTSLALAEQASVESVKGGLTAMENWRSDDYLSSLELPCLILWGDQDKAYPFAQEMALWQGIANANLAVIPNAGHNVHHEKPALFSALVNDFLGSSNF; encoded by the coding sequence ATGAACACTTACAACGACAGGTCGAATTCTCAGGACGAAGTCCTGACGTTGGTGCTTGTGCACGGCTTCCTTAGCGGCAGTGACTACTGGTCTTCCGTGAAAGAAAGTCTAGAGCCCGAGCGGCGGGTCATCGCGATCGATCTGCCAGGTTTTGGCTTGCGTGCCCACGAAGGCGCGGTAGATAGTATCGCGGATTTCGCCGATCACATCTTGACCGAGCTTAGCGCAGCGTCCATTGAACGCTTTGACCTTCTGGGCCATTCTATGGGCGGAATGATAGTGCAGGAGATGGCGCATCGGGCGCCGCACAGGATCAGCCGACTGGTGCTCTACGGCACCGGATCCGAGGGCGAACTACCCGGTCGCTTCGAGCCCATCGCCGAGTCACGTCGCAAGGTGGAAGTCTTCGGCAAGACGCCCACGATCTCGTTCATCGTTTCCAACTGGTACGTGCAAGGTACACAGGCCCCATGGTTCGATACCTCTCTGGCCTTGGCGGAACAGGCAAGCGTTGAGTCAGTAAAAGGCGGTCTCACTGCGATGGAAAACTGGCGAAGCGATGACTATCTGTCATCGCTTGAGCTTCCCTGCCTTATTCTGTGGGGTGATCAAGACAAGGCCTATCCGTTTGCCCAGGAAATGGCTCTATGGCAAGGCATTGCCAATGCCAATCTTGCCGTCATTCCCAATGCTGGCCATAACGTTCATCATGAGAAACCCGCGCTATTCAGTGCTCTGGTTAACGATTTTCTTGGCTCTTCTAATTTCTGA
- a CDS encoding ATP-binding cassette domain-containing protein: MTHDLILENVAIHLDGQPLVRVNTHIAPGEVLTLMGPSGVGKSTLLAYIAGFLAPSFEARGRVLLNGQTLTKLPAQARRAGLLFQDPLLFPHLSVGGNLAFGLREKGSRRRERIEAALADIGLTGYYDRDPATLSGGQRSRVALMRVLLSEPQAMLLDEPFSKLDAALRGEMRRLVFDRVRKNRLPTLMVTHDAEDATAAGGRVIELEASKA; encoded by the coding sequence ATGACTCACGATCTGATTCTGGAAAACGTCGCCATCCATCTCGATGGTCAGCCCCTGGTAAGGGTGAATACCCATATCGCGCCGGGAGAGGTGCTGACGCTGATGGGCCCCTCCGGGGTCGGCAAGTCGACATTGCTTGCCTATATCGCCGGCTTCCTGGCGCCGAGCTTCGAGGCCCGCGGGCGGGTGCTGTTGAACGGCCAGACTCTGACGAAATTACCTGCCCAGGCGCGCCGGGCAGGACTGCTGTTCCAGGATCCGCTGCTGTTTCCTCATTTGAGCGTCGGCGGCAACCTGGCCTTCGGCCTGCGCGAAAAGGGATCGCGGCGCCGGGAACGTATCGAGGCGGCCCTGGCGGATATCGGTCTGACCGGTTACTACGATCGGGACCCTGCCACCCTTTCCGGCGGCCAGCGCTCCCGGGTCGCCCTGATGCGAGTGCTGCTTTCCGAGCCCCAGGCCATGCTGCTCGACGAGCCTTTCTCCAAGCTCGATGCGGCCCTGCGCGGCGAGATGCGCCGGCTGGTCTTCGACCGGGTACGCAAAAATCGCCTGCCGACGCTGATGGTGACTCACGATGCGGAAGACGCCACCGCCGCCGGCGGTCGAGTAATCGAACTGGAGGCCTCAAAGGCATGA
- a CDS encoding putative quinol monooxygenase — protein sequence MYCIIVKTQLKTGKLEEFLEAMLPNAAASVREEPGCHVFDVLEDRDNPDLVYLYEIYTDEQALAAHKTTDHYKASREVVNPLIAEQSVIRADVLATDPTSRPLK from the coding sequence ATGTACTGCATCATTGTCAAGACACAGCTCAAGACCGGCAAGCTGGAGGAGTTTCTCGAAGCCATGCTGCCCAACGCCGCGGCTTCCGTGCGTGAAGAACCCGGCTGCCATGTCTTCGATGTATTGGAAGATCGCGACAATCCGGATCTGGTCTATCTCTACGAAATCTACACCGACGAACAGGCGCTGGCGGCGCACAAGACCACCGATCATTACAAGGCCAGCCGGGAAGTGGTCAATCCCTTGATCGCCGAGCAAAGCGTGATTCGCGCGGACGTGCTGGCCACGGATCCTACCTCTCGTCCATTGAAATAA
- a CDS encoding sigma-70 family RNA polymerase sigma factor, translated as MSLAQPSAQPGANQDHMRRLEAVRPRLVSFALLQLRDRNLAEDAVQEALAAAIEKDASFQERSGYETWVFGILKYKILDSLRQQRRQGKWRPFDEEIDSDALLEGQFQQNGRWQVQARPAAWGDPEAAFTSERFWQMFDTCMVALPDNVARIFSMRELMGLSTLEICQETGIKENNCWVILHRARLRLRACIEHGWLKETD; from the coding sequence ATGTCGCTTGCTCAGCCCTCCGCCCAACCCGGCGCCAACCAGGATCACATGCGGCGTCTCGAAGCGGTGCGTCCCCGGCTGGTCTCCTTCGCCCTGCTGCAGCTTCGCGACCGGAACCTGGCGGAAGATGCGGTGCAGGAAGCCTTGGCGGCGGCGATAGAAAAAGATGCAAGTTTCCAGGAGCGCTCCGGCTACGAAACCTGGGTATTCGGGATACTCAAGTACAAGATTCTCGATAGCCTGCGTCAGCAGCGGCGTCAGGGTAAATGGCGACCCTTCGACGAAGAGATTGACAGCGACGCATTACTCGAAGGGCAATTTCAGCAAAACGGCCGCTGGCAGGTACAGGCTCGCCCCGCCGCATGGGGTGACCCGGAAGCGGCTTTTACCAGCGAACGCTTCTGGCAGATGTTCGATACCTGCATGGTCGCCCTGCCGGACAACGTCGCCCGAATCTTCTCGATGCGCGAACTGATGGGGCTTTCCACCTTGGAAATCTGTCAAGAGACCGGCATCAAGGAAAACAACTGCTGGGTGATACTGCATCGCGCCCGTTTGCGGCTGCGGGCCTGCATCGAACACGGCTGGCTGAAGGAGACGGACTGA
- a CDS encoding phosphotransferase, whose translation MIDKCDITVMNKIATPIQSTREDEWPGLRTALTAAGFGDRVLTPMADTGLAHDHIWLKARRDDQADWVARLPKQSQLDLDAKANLSYQACCFERAAASGHTPSLGAVLPPEESLPRGGLVIAAVQGHAPRLPEDLTAIAHALASLHRLPLPSPEERAPLLDPVSPWGDMLEEVSHQAAFLPQAGLDDDTLGQLQKELAELSAWVETQPTTAKALISFDAHPGNFLIDPQGRAILVDLEKCRYSLPGLDLAHASLYTSTTWDTRTYAELSVDEVHALYREWVKAIGNHREYLDPQGLLQCRRAMWLWSVTWCAKWRSKYRRRRDEGAGGEDWSAELSDPALIDHVRDRVDHYLSPQIVTRVRKEWHELARRDLLD comes from the coding sequence TTGATCGACAAGTGCGATATCACCGTAATGAACAAGATAGCGACACCCATCCAGTCGACCAGAGAAGACGAATGGCCGGGGCTGCGTACCGCACTAACGGCCGCCGGTTTCGGCGATAGGGTATTGACGCCCATGGCGGATACCGGGCTTGCCCACGATCATATCTGGCTGAAGGCTCGCCGAGACGATCAAGCGGACTGGGTGGCCCGGCTGCCCAAGCAGAGCCAGCTGGATCTCGATGCCAAGGCCAACCTGAGCTATCAGGCCTGCTGCTTCGAACGGGCAGCGGCAAGCGGCCATACGCCTTCCCTGGGTGCTGTCTTACCGCCTGAGGAATCGCTACCCCGCGGGGGTCTGGTGATCGCCGCCGTTCAAGGTCACGCTCCTCGATTACCTGAGGATCTCACCGCCATCGCTCACGCGTTGGCCAGCCTGCACCGCCTACCTCTTCCCTCGCCGGAAGAACGCGCCCCACTTCTCGATCCAGTGTCGCCCTGGGGGGATATGCTCGAGGAAGTAAGTCATCAGGCGGCGTTTCTGCCCCAGGCCGGACTGGACGACGATACCCTCGGTCAGTTGCAGAAAGAACTCGCTGAACTCAGCGCCTGGGTGGAGACGCAACCGACGACCGCCAAGGCGCTGATCAGCTTCGATGCTCATCCGGGGAATTTCCTGATCGACCCGCAAGGCCGGGCAATATTGGTGGACCTGGAAAAGTGCCGCTACAGCCTGCCGGGACTGGATCTCGCCCATGCCAGCCTCTACACCTCCACCACCTGGGATACGCGCACCTATGCGGAGTTGAGCGTCGATGAAGTACATGCCCTCTATCGCGAGTGGGTCAAGGCCATAGGGAACCACCGCGAATATCTCGACCCCCAAGGCCTGCTACAGTGCCGGCGCGCCATGTGGCTGTGGTCGGTGACCTGGTGCGCCAAATGGCGATCAAAGTATCGCCGCCGACGAGACGAAGGAGCCGGCGGCGAGGACTGGTCGGCGGAACTCAGCGATCCGGCGTTGATCGATCATGTACGCGATCGTGTCGACCACTATCTGTCGCCGCAAATCGTCACCCGAGTCCGCAAGGAATGGCATGAACTGGCCCGGCGCGATCTTCTTGATTGA
- a CDS encoding stability determinant, with amino-acid sequence MSKPLSPIVSEFETQEQAESYDRWFREQVRSSLDDPRPSIPHDEAMAKIEAIIQEAERKQRARA; translated from the coding sequence ATGAGCAAGCCACTTTCCCCTATCGTCTCGGAGTTCGAAACCCAGGAACAGGCAGAGAGCTATGACCGTTGGTTTCGCGAACAGGTACGCTCAAGCCTGGATGATCCGCGCCCATCAATTCCGCATGACGAAGCCATGGCCAAGATTGAAGCCATTATTCAAGAGGCCGAACGCAAGCAGCGGGCGCGTGCCTGA